The following are encoded together in the Planctobacterium marinum genome:
- a CDS encoding MerC domain-containing protein, producing MKLLTLGDKAAVGLSVLCLVHCIATPFLLVTLPALPALAFLEGELLHLGLLFAVVPISLVSLAMGYRVHKHLRSLIIGGLGLIILLAAAVLEHDLSDKSIAVLLTALGAVLVALSHVLNLHLRCPDNQERVTDWQT from the coding sequence ATGAAGTTGTTAACGTTAGGCGATAAAGCCGCCGTCGGGCTTTCAGTGTTGTGTTTAGTGCATTGTATCGCTACGCCATTTCTCCTTGTAACGCTGCCAGCGTTGCCGGCTTTAGCATTCCTCGAGGGCGAACTCCTGCACCTTGGTTTGTTATTTGCCGTGGTGCCAATTAGCCTGGTCTCACTGGCAATGGGCTATCGCGTGCACAAACACTTACGCAGTCTGATTATTGGTGGACTGGGACTCATTATTTTACTAGCCGCGGCCGTGCTGGAACACGATCTCAGCGATAAGTCCATAGCGGTGTTGCTTACTGCACTGGGTGCGGTTTTAGTGGCATTGAGCCATGTGCTCAATCTTCATTTGCGCTGCCCTGACAACCAAGAGCGAGTCACTGATTGGCAAACTTAA
- a CDS encoding DUF3299 domain-containing protein yields the protein MPEDDLQALLNPPESLFEIEDGSAQDSFDDFNQQNFEDEQSQRFQAALNSARVVKEMAEQQIRIPGFLVPLEAINEDAVIEFFIVPYFGACLHLPPPPPNQIIYAKSEKGVKLQSLNQPFWFSGTLKIEIQGNAMGTSAYLLHGIEVVPYED from the coding sequence ATGCCAGAAGACGATCTTCAAGCCCTGCTCAACCCTCCTGAATCGCTGTTTGAAATTGAGGATGGCTCTGCTCAAGACTCCTTTGATGACTTTAATCAGCAGAATTTTGAGGACGAACAAAGCCAACGTTTTCAAGCAGCGCTCAATTCTGCGCGTGTGGTGAAAGAAATGGCTGAGCAACAAATCAGGATCCCGGGTTTTCTTGTGCCTCTTGAAGCGATTAATGAGGATGCGGTAATTGAGTTTTTTATCGTGCCTTATTTTGGTGCTTGTTTACATCTCCCCCCTCCTCCGCCAAACCAAATCATTTATGCGAAAAGCGAAAAAGGTGTTAAATTACAAAGCCTGAACCAACCGTTTTGGTTTTCTGGCACGCTTAAAATAGAGATACAGGGGAACGCAATGGGCACGTCGGCCTATCTTTTACATGGTATTGAGGTGGTGCCCTATGAGGATTGA
- a CDS encoding substrate-binding periplasmic protein yields MATVNAAIAKTSIPVVTENSYFPYSYVKDDKVAGIYVDIVSELNQLMPDFEITLKPMSWRQGLQQVKTGKSPAILGTYYRGQDRKFVYPYSQTFAYERVVVICHPESNIKKGAKWPSDFAGKLITNVDGYDGWLDYKTRDKSITSIANFLEVPSVSVAWNMVNKNLVDCTLFEQQIWTIKQDTDPRASNLVKATNVTTEGVHVGFSNAANIAENWPNLPIFRRQLDDAIYVYKKRRNVHF; encoded by the coding sequence TTGGCCACTGTTAATGCGGCTATTGCCAAAACATCGATACCTGTAGTCACAGAAAACAGCTATTTCCCTTACAGCTATGTAAAAGATGACAAAGTTGCAGGTATATACGTTGATATAGTAAGTGAGCTTAATCAACTCATGCCTGATTTCGAAATCACCCTCAAACCTATGAGCTGGAGACAAGGATTACAACAGGTTAAAACAGGCAAATCCCCCGCAATTTTGGGAACTTATTACCGCGGTCAGGATAGGAAGTTCGTGTACCCTTATTCACAAACTTTTGCTTATGAGCGAGTTGTTGTAATTTGTCACCCGGAATCCAACATAAAGAAAGGTGCCAAATGGCCCTCAGATTTCGCAGGTAAACTTATTACTAATGTCGATGGCTATGACGGATGGCTTGACTACAAAACACGAGACAAATCCATCACATCAATCGCTAACTTTTTAGAGGTACCTTCTGTTTCAGTAGCGTGGAATATGGTGAACAAAAACTTGGTGGACTGTACGCTTTTCGAACAGCAAATTTGGACCATTAAGCAAGATACCGATCCACGAGCGAGCAACCTGGTCAAAGCCACCAATGTCACCACAGAAGGCGTACATGTGGGTTTTAGCAATGCAGCAAACATCGCAGAAAACTGGCCGAACCTGCCAATTTTCAGACGGCAACTAGATGACGCCATTTACGTATACAAAAAACGCCGTAATGTTCATTTTTAA
- a CDS encoding DUF885 domain-containing protein: MKPTILASVVALALMGCSENQTAQQTQQVTASAEQTTAPSTEQNQTETARLNAWFEEKYEEGIMRSPIQLAFLGRKERQGEIDQMSEAALEENLAFTRKNLEELKTSFDYNKLTDDAKISYDVWVHQAEAELAGDEFRYNGYVFEQMNAVQTFFPTLLISFHNVENKGDMDNFINRLKETGRALEQLIEGSKKAAKEGVRPPYFAFEEVIKSSQAIITGAPFDDGEDSSIWSATKTKIAGLVEKEEIDQATADALTSQAKDYLLTYFKPAYEKVIAWQKEDQVNASQQAQGVSALPNGVAYYNERLANQTTTSLTADEIHEIGLKEVARLRKEMIAAKDAFGFEGSLAEYFVFLRDTKDDERLYYPNTDEGRQGYIDDATAAIDNIKSMLPDYFGILPKADMVVKRVEPFREQDGAAQHYYPSTPDGSRPGTYYAHLSDMTAMPKRELEVIAYHEGLPGHHMQIAIAQELEGVPTFRTQAGFTAYIEGWALYTEWLAKQMPGTYQDPLSEFGRLGSEMWRAIRLVLDTGLHAKGWTEQQAVDYFKENSAITEEQARSEVRRYLVLPGQATSYKIGMLKIQELLAKAQSELGDKFDYRDFHDVILGGGAVPLSVLERIVDNWIAESKA, encoded by the coding sequence ATGAAACCTACTATTCTTGCTTCTGTCGTCGCTTTGGCGTTGATGGGTTGCAGTGAAAATCAAACTGCTCAACAAACACAACAAGTTACTGCATCAGCTGAACAGACTACTGCACCCAGTACGGAACAAAATCAGACGGAAACCGCCAGGCTGAACGCATGGTTCGAAGAAAAATACGAAGAGGGCATCATGCGTAGCCCAATTCAACTCGCTTTCCTTGGCCGCAAGGAGCGCCAAGGGGAAATCGATCAGATGTCTGAAGCGGCGCTTGAAGAAAACCTGGCCTTTACGCGCAAGAATCTGGAAGAGTTAAAAACGTCGTTTGATTACAACAAGCTGACAGACGATGCCAAAATTTCTTATGACGTTTGGGTACATCAGGCAGAAGCCGAGTTGGCTGGCGATGAGTTCCGCTACAATGGCTACGTTTTCGAGCAAATGAACGCCGTACAAACCTTTTTCCCCACTTTGTTGATTTCCTTCCATAACGTCGAAAACAAAGGCGATATGGATAATTTCATCAATCGTCTAAAAGAAACAGGGCGCGCATTAGAGCAGTTAATCGAAGGCTCCAAAAAAGCCGCCAAAGAGGGCGTGCGTCCACCATATTTTGCGTTTGAAGAAGTTATAAAGTCCTCTCAAGCGATTATTACCGGTGCCCCTTTTGACGACGGGGAAGACAGCTCTATTTGGAGTGCAACTAAAACTAAGATTGCCGGGTTAGTTGAAAAAGAAGAAATTGATCAGGCTACTGCGGATGCGTTAACTAGTCAGGCAAAGGATTACTTACTAACTTATTTCAAGCCTGCGTATGAAAAAGTAATTGCCTGGCAAAAAGAAGATCAAGTTAACGCCAGCCAACAAGCTCAGGGGGTAAGTGCATTACCGAATGGTGTCGCTTATTACAATGAGCGTCTTGCTAACCAAACTACGACTTCGCTTACTGCCGATGAGATCCACGAAATTGGTCTTAAAGAAGTGGCCCGCTTGCGCAAAGAAATGATTGCGGCAAAAGATGCTTTTGGCTTCGAAGGCTCATTGGCTGAATATTTCGTATTCTTGCGTGATACTAAAGACGACGAGCGTTTGTACTACCCTAACACCGACGAAGGACGTCAGGGCTATATTGATGATGCTACTGCTGCTATTGATAACATTAAGAGTATGTTACCTGATTATTTTGGTATCTTGCCTAAGGCTGACATGGTAGTTAAACGCGTAGAGCCATTCCGTGAGCAAGATGGTGCGGCCCAGCACTACTATCCTTCTACACCAGATGGTTCGCGCCCGGGTACCTACTACGCGCATTTGTCTGACATGACGGCCATGCCAAAACGCGAACTTGAGGTAATTGCTTATCATGAAGGTTTGCCGGGGCACCACATGCAAATTGCCATCGCCCAGGAACTGGAGGGAGTACCTACATTCCGCACCCAAGCTGGCTTCACTGCTTATATCGAAGGATGGGCGCTTTACACCGAGTGGTTAGCGAAGCAAATGCCCGGAACTTATCAAGATCCACTATCGGAATTCGGTCGTTTGGGTTCTGAAATGTGGCGTGCTATTCGCTTAGTATTGGATACGGGCTTACATGCGAAAGGTTGGACTGAGCAGCAAGCTGTTGACTATTTCAAAGAGAACTCTGCTATTACAGAAGAGCAGGCTCGTTCTGAGGTGCGTCGTTACCTGGTATTACCAGGGCAGGCCACCAGTTATAAAATTGGTATGCTGAAAATCCAGGAGTTACTGGCCAAAGCGCAATCCGAGTTGGGTGATAAATTTGATTATCGCGATTTCCATGATGTGATTTTGGGTGGCGGTGCTGTACCTCTTTCGGTACTTGAAAGAATCGTTGATAACTGGATTGCTGAATCTAAAGCCTAG
- a CDS encoding ion transporter yields MYPVSLDTLSERRRKVAVFIESAVVMRTIIALILLNAVTLGLETDKGIQVEYGQLLKWTDTTLLSIFTIEILLKLYAYRGHFFKSGWNVFDFLIVGIAWVPASGPLSVLRAFRILRVLRLLSVVPQMRRVISALGHSIPGMSSVIGVLLLIFYVCAVLATKLFGQHPDPNMQEWFGSISASAYTLFQVMTLESWSMGIVRPTMEIFPWSGIFFIPFIIVTSFAVLNLFIGIIVDAMQMAQVDSRKEDKAELKEFAHEENEQLSEQIAALQDQLSAMQQQLQKKMNK; encoded by the coding sequence ATGTACCCCGTTTCCCTTGATACACTTAGTGAACGCAGACGCAAGGTTGCTGTTTTTATCGAAAGTGCGGTAGTCATGCGCACTATCATCGCACTGATATTGTTGAATGCTGTTACTTTGGGCCTTGAAACTGACAAGGGTATTCAGGTGGAATATGGACAGTTATTAAAATGGACTGACACCACGTTACTTTCAATTTTTACCATTGAGATCTTACTCAAGTTATATGCTTACCGAGGTCATTTTTTTAAATCTGGTTGGAATGTTTTCGATTTTCTGATTGTGGGCATAGCCTGGGTTCCTGCCAGTGGGCCACTCTCTGTATTACGGGCCTTCCGTATTCTCCGGGTATTACGCCTGTTGTCCGTTGTGCCTCAAATGCGCCGGGTGATTTCTGCTCTCGGACATTCGATCCCCGGCATGTCATCAGTTATCGGGGTATTATTGTTAATATTTTATGTATGCGCCGTGTTGGCCACTAAGCTGTTCGGGCAGCACCCTGATCCCAATATGCAAGAATGGTTCGGCTCTATTAGTGCGTCGGCTTATACGTTGTTTCAGGTAATGACTTTAGAGAGTTGGTCGATGGGAATCGTAAGGCCCACCATGGAGATTTTTCCTTGGTCAGGTATCTTTTTTATTCCCTTCATCATTGTTACCAGTTTTGCCGTACTCAACTTGTTTATCGGTATTATCGTGGATGCTATGCAGATGGCTCAGGTGGATTCTAGAAAGGAAGATAAAGCCGAGTTAAAAGAATTTGCTCATGAAGAAAATGAACAGCTGAGTGAGCAAATCGCGGCCTTGCAAGACCAGCTGAGCGCCATGCAACAACAGCTGCAAAAGAAAATGAATAAATAA
- the hrpB gene encoding ATP-dependent helicase HrpB gives MQFIKSLPISQHLDDISQQLQSHGSLVLTAEPGAGKSTAVPLFLMQQAWLQGKKIIMLEPRRVAAKAIAHFLARQLGESVGQRVGYRVKNDNRVSANTQLEIVTEGILTRQIQQQPELDGVALVIFDEFHERSVQADLGLMLVKEIRAALREDLHCLVMSATIDSDSVSQYLEGAPVKHVEGRTFPVDIRYLSPGRKRLAEVVWSAAFPFLQANEQQKSRDILVFLPGQAEIHRCINLFQENLPKQLNNVEILLLPLYGALPLKQQQQVLAPDEQGRQRVLFATNIAETSLTIDGISVVIDSGLERRSLYDVKTGMTRLESGYIAKSSATQRAGRAGRTAAGVAIRLWSESQQQQLADYRHEEIKRADLMDLILELAVWGQQDFNHIDWLTPPPMGHFEKSRDLLQLLGFIDDKGKPSTAGQQAVKLSLPPRLAAIFLSAKTEREQRLAADICALLSEQDILRDFHTVGFEHRLQALWCETDFKKHIKFNVLQQVKATASKILSRVGTSAKSNAHTQEDKESIGRLILAGYPDLLAKKRTENSSSYLLYNGRGAELPLDDPLNQSQWLLVLDIDAQLKSGRIWLATEISESQVLTFTEPHLQSQQTLSLNEKSGKAQCIQLNNFGAIEIKRTVTEDLTLQQKQQLLLQQVKQRGLTCLNWTKQCQRWLERAAWLASVDSYFPQISESTLLADMEAWLEPYLGSVGSMAELQKLDVFSLLKSVLDWEQQTQLDKDAPDFFIAPTQEQFPIRYDTAQGPTVSVQLQTLFGLTDSPKLANHTIPLRFELLSPARRPIQTTSDLHGFWTGSYFEVAKEMRGRYPKHRWPEVPLEEKPGKSLKRR, from the coding sequence TTGCAGTTCATCAAATCCCTTCCAATCAGTCAGCATCTAGATGACATCAGCCAGCAGCTGCAGTCTCACGGCAGCCTGGTATTGACGGCTGAACCCGGTGCCGGTAAATCGACCGCTGTGCCATTGTTTTTAATGCAGCAAGCCTGGTTGCAAGGCAAAAAGATCATTATGCTGGAGCCGCGTAGGGTTGCCGCTAAAGCAATAGCGCATTTTCTGGCCAGGCAGCTAGGGGAATCAGTAGGGCAACGCGTTGGCTATCGGGTCAAAAACGATAATAGGGTGTCGGCTAATACCCAATTGGAGATTGTCACGGAAGGCATACTAACGCGACAAATACAACAACAACCAGAGCTGGATGGCGTTGCTTTGGTGATCTTCGATGAATTTCACGAACGCAGTGTGCAAGCTGATTTAGGCTTGATGTTAGTGAAAGAAATCAGGGCTGCACTAAGAGAGGATTTACACTGTCTGGTGATGTCTGCCACCATCGATTCCGATAGTGTTAGCCAATATCTTGAAGGTGCACCCGTTAAGCATGTGGAAGGGCGTACATTTCCGGTAGATATTAGGTATCTGTCGCCGGGACGAAAACGCCTTGCTGAAGTTGTCTGGAGCGCGGCTTTTCCTTTTTTGCAGGCTAATGAACAACAAAAATCTCGAGACATTCTGGTGTTTTTGCCGGGGCAGGCAGAGATTCATCGTTGCATCAATTTGTTTCAGGAGAATTTGCCCAAGCAGTTAAATAATGTGGAAATTTTACTGTTACCACTTTATGGTGCTTTACCCCTCAAGCAACAACAGCAAGTCTTAGCCCCTGATGAGCAGGGCAGACAACGCGTGCTGTTTGCCACCAATATTGCAGAAACCAGCTTAACCATTGACGGAATCTCTGTGGTGATTGATTCCGGGTTAGAAAGGCGCTCGTTATACGACGTGAAAACCGGTATGACTCGCCTGGAAAGCGGCTATATTGCGAAATCTTCCGCTACGCAAAGAGCGGGACGAGCGGGCAGGACTGCAGCAGGTGTTGCTATTCGTTTGTGGTCGGAGTCGCAGCAACAACAGTTAGCTGATTATCGCCATGAAGAAATTAAACGAGCTGATTTGATGGATTTAATCCTGGAACTAGCCGTATGGGGACAACAGGATTTTAACCATATCGACTGGCTTACTCCGCCGCCAATGGGGCATTTTGAGAAAAGTCGCGACTTATTGCAGCTGCTCGGTTTTATTGATGATAAAGGCAAGCCCTCGACTGCGGGCCAGCAAGCCGTGAAACTGTCACTGCCACCGCGTTTAGCTGCAATCTTTCTCTCGGCAAAGACAGAACGCGAACAACGTTTGGCGGCAGATATTTGTGCCTTATTGAGCGAGCAGGATATACTGAGAGATTTCCATACGGTGGGATTTGAGCACCGGTTACAGGCATTGTGGTGCGAGACAGATTTTAAAAAACACATCAAGTTCAATGTATTGCAACAGGTTAAAGCCACGGCAAGTAAAATTTTATCTCGCGTTGGAACAAGTGCTAAAAGCAATGCACATACACAAGAGGACAAAGAATCCATCGGACGTTTGATTCTGGCGGGATATCCGGACTTATTAGCGAAGAAACGCACAGAAAACAGCAGTAGTTATCTGCTGTACAACGGGCGAGGGGCTGAGTTGCCTTTAGATGATCCGCTCAATCAAAGCCAATGGTTGCTTGTTTTGGATATTGACGCACAACTGAAAAGTGGTCGCATTTGGTTGGCCACTGAAATCAGCGAATCGCAGGTGCTGACTTTTACTGAACCTCACCTTCAATCACAACAAACTCTGAGCCTTAATGAAAAGTCAGGTAAAGCCCAATGCATCCAACTTAATAACTTCGGCGCGATTGAAATAAAGCGCACGGTAACGGAAGACTTAACGTTACAGCAAAAACAACAACTATTGCTCCAACAGGTAAAGCAAAGAGGACTTACCTGTTTAAACTGGACCAAACAATGTCAGCGCTGGTTGGAAAGGGCTGCCTGGCTTGCCAGTGTAGATAGTTATTTTCCTCAAATTAGTGAGTCGACTTTGCTTGCCGATATGGAAGCCTGGCTTGAGCCTTATCTGGGTAGTGTTGGCTCGATGGCAGAATTGCAAAAGCTGGATGTTTTTTCCTTACTGAAATCTGTACTGGATTGGGAGCAACAGACGCAGTTGGATAAAGATGCGCCAGATTTTTTTATAGCGCCGACGCAAGAACAGTTTCCAATTCGCTATGATACGGCGCAAGGTCCTACGGTATCTGTGCAGTTGCAAACGCTGTTTGGTTTAACGGATTCACCTAAGTTAGCGAATCACACCATACCACTGCGCTTTGAGCTGCTTTCGCCAGCGAGAAGACCTATACAAACCACCAGCGATTTGCATGGTTTCTGGACCGGCTCGTATTTTGAGGTGGCCAAAGAGATGCGAGGGCGTTATCCCAAACACCGTTGGCCAGAGGTTCCGCTTGAGGAAAAACCGGGTAAATCTTTGAAACGTAGATAG
- a CDS encoding GNAT family N-acetyltransferase: MFWRKLRFRKPLNAITGYASQPQWQAKRLKFEDVAAKIPDGSRVYIGSTSATAHCTLNAIVTGSQNLHDINILQFIPGGELPHLEQNVSRIRTTAFYAFDRAAKNIQEGITDYMPVSSARLHRLIKEKRIPIEVAIIKVTPPDEDGLCSLGTGVDFSREAVDAADIVIAEICENMPWTEGNSLIKADKINWWTENHSPLPDKDELFPWLGDFSLDKSVLDKIAANILFEIPDGATLKFNLTAMTDDLIPYLRKRKNLGLHTDLLTDKVLELIEEGVINNSQKNVHQGKTIVCHAYGSSHLYKAIHRNPAIEFHPSYYVNRLDRIAVNNNLIAIITGLKVDLTGQVAVDSVGNRFYAGVGSSDDSIRAAGYSLNGKPIVALPSLSIKGNSNILFSLPEGSGVTITRVDVHYVITEYGTAFLFGKSIRERCLALIDIAHPKFRESLLAQAKKSYLVHSAQPGHSFKSVYPKNWECVHTTEQQKQVLVRPIKAVDEDLLRDFFHKLSDQNVYMRYFSKLRSLPQKILKQYSDIDYSRDMALVALSPPETAKHEIVAIGQWIMDDSDGIPEIAFQVRDDWQGQGLGAFFIERLFQLGKECGIKQFKADVLVDNEAMNSAFEKTGIHFQRNSEFGVYHYLFDL, from the coding sequence GTGTTCTGGCGTAAATTACGGTTCCGTAAACCTCTCAATGCGATCACAGGCTACGCCAGTCAACCCCAGTGGCAAGCCAAACGACTGAAATTTGAGGATGTTGCAGCTAAAATTCCCGATGGCAGTCGCGTCTACATCGGCAGCACCTCCGCCACAGCACACTGTACCCTCAATGCGATTGTTACCGGTTCGCAAAATCTGCACGATATTAATATTCTGCAGTTTATTCCCGGGGGTGAACTGCCCCATCTGGAGCAAAACGTCAGTCGCATTCGCACCACCGCTTTTTATGCGTTTGATCGCGCAGCAAAAAACATCCAGGAAGGCATAACCGATTACATGCCGGTTTCCAGTGCGCGCTTGCATCGCTTGATTAAAGAAAAGCGCATCCCTATTGAAGTGGCCATAATCAAAGTAACGCCACCGGACGAAGATGGTTTGTGTAGCCTCGGTACAGGTGTAGATTTTAGTCGAGAAGCTGTCGACGCGGCAGATATTGTGATAGCGGAAATCTGTGAAAACATGCCATGGACAGAAGGCAACTCCCTTATTAAGGCCGATAAAATCAATTGGTGGACGGAGAACCACAGTCCCTTACCGGACAAAGATGAGTTGTTCCCTTGGCTGGGTGACTTTAGCCTGGATAAGTCTGTGCTGGATAAAATCGCTGCTAATATTCTGTTTGAAATTCCGGATGGCGCCACGCTTAAGTTTAATCTTACCGCCATGACTGACGATTTGATCCCCTACCTGAGAAAACGCAAGAATCTGGGTCTGCACACAGACTTGTTAACCGACAAAGTCCTGGAGCTTATCGAAGAAGGCGTCATCAACAACAGTCAAAAGAACGTTCATCAGGGCAAAACCATCGTTTGTCATGCCTATGGTAGCAGTCACCTTTACAAAGCCATCCACCGCAACCCCGCTATTGAGTTTCATCCCTCCTACTATGTCAATCGCCTCGACCGTATTGCGGTAAACAACAATCTGATTGCCATTATTACTGGCCTGAAAGTAGACCTGACAGGTCAGGTAGCGGTTGATTCAGTGGGTAATCGTTTTTATGCTGGCGTCGGCAGTTCTGATGACTCCATTCGCGCCGCCGGTTACTCTCTTAACGGCAAACCCATTGTGGCATTGCCCTCCCTAAGTATTAAAGGGAACTCCAATATCCTGTTCTCTTTACCCGAAGGCTCCGGTGTAACCATCACCCGTGTTGATGTACATTATGTAATCACCGAATACGGTACGGCGTTTTTGTTTGGCAAAAGTATTCGCGAACGCTGTCTGGCCCTGATTGATATCGCCCACCCCAAATTCAGAGAATCGTTGCTGGCGCAAGCCAAAAAATCCTATTTGGTACACTCGGCGCAGCCGGGGCACTCGTTTAAATCGGTTTACCCAAAAAACTGGGAGTGTGTCCATACCACCGAGCAACAAAAACAAGTCCTGGTGCGCCCCATCAAGGCCGTGGATGAAGATCTGCTGAGAGACTTTTTTCATAAGCTCTCAGATCAAAACGTTTACATGCGTTATTTTTCGAAGCTGCGCTCATTGCCCCAGAAAATACTGAAACAATACTCAGATATTGATTACAGCCGCGACATGGCCTTAGTTGCGTTGTCACCGCCGGAAACTGCAAAACACGAGATAGTAGCCATTGGTCAGTGGATCATGGATGACAGCGATGGCATTCCTGAAATCGCCTTCCAGGTACGCGACGACTGGCAAGGCCAGGGGTTAGGTGCCTTCTTTATCGAGCGACTATTCCAGTTAGGCAAAGAATGCGGGATCAAACAATTCAAGGCTGACGTACTGGTAGACAATGAAGCCATGAATTCCGCTTTCGAGAAAACGGGGATCCACTTTCAACGAAACAGCGAATTTGGGGTTTACCATTACCTGTTTGATCTGTGA
- a CDS encoding Fur family transcriptional regulator → MNEAQLDCALEVAESVCKQLGRELSTKRQRVLQVLLQSSRPVSAYEITSEYNKLTTPAIKAMSVYRILEFLTSANLAHKLESTNKFIACKQDCDNHQHPYSLFLICDECEQVSEICSTNEFIEQLGCAIGKTKFTPNGHQLEIIGRCASCQTSQNS, encoded by the coding sequence ATGAATGAAGCACAACTGGACTGCGCACTTGAAGTGGCTGAAAGCGTGTGCAAGCAATTGGGGAGAGAACTCTCGACCAAGCGACAAAGGGTATTACAAGTTTTGTTGCAGAGTTCGCGTCCGGTATCTGCCTATGAGATCACCAGCGAATACAACAAGCTTACTACACCCGCCATCAAAGCCATGTCAGTGTATCGCATTCTGGAGTTTCTGACTTCGGCTAATCTGGCACATAAATTAGAGTCCACCAATAAGTTTATAGCCTGCAAACAGGATTGTGATAACCATCAGCATCCTTATTCGCTCTTTTTGATTTGTGATGAGTGTGAGCAGGTTAGTGAAATATGCAGCACCAATGAGTTTATCGAGCAGCTGGGGTGTGCAATAGGTAAAACTAAGTTTACGCCAAACGGTCATCAGTTAGAAATTATCGGGCGCTGTGCGTCCTGTCAGACAAGCCAAAATAGTTAA
- a CDS encoding Type 1 glutamine amidotransferase-like domain-containing protein, which yields MKTTIKLVSAMTLLASSVANACITQETESNDTESSANDGICSGVLIQADIDSRRDTDWYRFDAVTDGTVSITLDHNSRDDFDWDLYRSTGSAVASGATSSVPESGSYAGTAGEYLLKVSRYRGTGWYDLTIDFPDDGSGGGDGGDGGDNGGGTGDCQYTARPSKPGGLKAYIVGNDTDVCIAEPAQAGVLLMGGGPDVDASFSQRVNPHIAGGDVVVLRTSGTDAYNDYLLPLTGADSVETIIVDSVSRANSDYVEWAIQTAEFVFIAGGDQSDYLNQWQGTKVQSALQHVYAKNGIIGGTSAGNAVQGEYIYDPDGVLGAISEEAVTDLCHETINISTNFLNTQLLAGVITDTHFAERDRMGRMATFLANIGMGNRAIGVDENAALYVTEDGNGVLDGTGNAYVLATDSQTNFTQASCGQAVVLDNLLNYQLQPGDTYNVLTGASSVTPQRLDIDGRNSNFYNPSNPY from the coding sequence ATGAAAACTACAATAAAGCTGGTGTCAGCCATGACGCTATTGGCTTCGTCTGTGGCGAACGCCTGTATTACCCAGGAAACTGAATCCAATGATACTGAATCCAGTGCCAATGATGGCATCTGTAGCGGGGTATTGATTCAGGCTGATATCGATTCTCGTCGGGATACCGACTGGTATCGATTCGATGCTGTCACTGATGGCACGGTAAGTATCACGTTGGATCACAACAGCCGTGATGATTTTGATTGGGATTTATATCGCAGTACTGGCAGTGCTGTTGCATCGGGTGCCACCAGTTCTGTCCCTGAAAGTGGCTCTTACGCTGGAACTGCTGGCGAATATCTCCTTAAAGTTAGTCGCTATCGTGGTACTGGTTGGTACGATTTAACCATTGATTTCCCTGATGATGGTTCAGGTGGTGGTGATGGCGGCGACGGTGGTGATAATGGCGGCGGAACTGGGGATTGCCAATATACAGCGCGTCCTTCCAAGCCGGGTGGATTAAAAGCTTACATCGTGGGTAATGATACAGATGTATGCATCGCAGAGCCCGCTCAAGCTGGAGTGCTATTGATGGGCGGTGGTCCTGACGTGGACGCGTCGTTTAGTCAGCGAGTTAATCCGCACATTGCCGGTGGTGACGTTGTGGTATTGCGTACATCTGGTACTGATGCATACAACGATTACTTGCTACCTTTAACTGGAGCAGACTCGGTTGAAACCATAATTGTTGATTCCGTCTCCCGAGCGAATTCTGATTATGTGGAATGGGCGATTCAAACAGCTGAATTTGTATTTATTGCCGGTGGTGATCAATCTGATTATCTGAATCAATGGCAAGGAACAAAAGTACAAAGTGCACTTCAGCATGTGTATGCGAAAAATGGCATTATTGGGGGGACTTCAGCCGGTAACGCAGTACAGGGAGAATACATCTACGACCCAGATGGTGTTTTGGGGGCTATCAGCGAAGAAGCTGTTACGGACCTTTGTCATGAAACTATCAATATCTCCACTAACTTCCTGAATACTCAATTACTGGCGGGAGTCATAACGGATACGCATTTTGCCGAGAGAGATAGAATGGGGCGTATGGCGACATTTCTTGCGAATATCGGCATGGGTAACAGGGCCATTGGCGTTGATGAAAATGCAGCATTGTATGTTACTGAGGACGGCAACGGGGTGTTAGATGGCACAGGAAACGCTTATGTGCTGGCCACTGACAGCCAAACTAACTTTACCCAGGCAAGTTGTGGTCAGGCTGTAGTGTTGGATAATTTATTGAATTATCAATTGCAGCCGGGTGATACCTACAATGTGCTCACGGGCGCATCCAGTGTTACTCCGCAGCGCCTTGATATCGACGGTCGCAATAGCAACTTCTACAATCCGTCAAATCCATACTAA